Proteins found in one Nostoc sp. NIES-3756 genomic segment:
- a CDS encoding Uma2 family endonuclease — protein sequence MNALTVNLKPVLELTDEQFFHLCQANRDLKFERSANGELIIMPPTGGETGNRNAGINAQLWIWNEENKQGIVFDSSTCFKLPNGADRSPDAAWINLERWNTLTDEEKEKFPPIAPDFVIELLSPSDSLKVAQNKMKEYIDNGVRLGLLINRKSRQVEIYRQGKEVEVLESPATVSGEDVLHGFILNLGMIL from the coding sequence ATGAATGCTTTAACAGTCAATCTAAAACCAGTACTGGAACTGACAGATGAGCAATTTTTTCATCTATGTCAGGCAAATCGAGATTTGAAATTTGAACGCAGCGCCAACGGGGAATTAATTATCATGCCACCTACAGGGGGAGAGACAGGAAATCGGAATGCAGGTATAAATGCTCAACTTTGGATTTGGAATGAGGAAAATAAACAAGGTATAGTTTTTGATTCTTCGACTTGTTTTAAATTGCCTAATGGTGCAGACCGTTCTCCTGATGCTGCTTGGATAAATTTAGAAAGATGGAATACCTTAACAGACGAAGAAAAGGAAAAGTTTCCTCCTATTGCTCCTGATTTTGTGATTGAGTTACTTTCTCCAAGTGATAGTTTGAAAGTTGCCCAGAACAAAATGAAGGAATATATAGATAATGGTGTACGTTTAGGTTTATTAATTAATCGTAAATCTCGACAGGTAGAAATTTATAGACAAGGAAAAGAGGTTGAGGTTTTGGAATCTCCTGCTACAGTTTCAGGGGAAGATGTGTTACATGGTTTTATTTTGAATTTGGGTATGATTTTGTGA
- a CDS encoding NAD(P)/FAD-dependent oxidoreductase, producing MKVASLENNPPHQVVIIGGGFGGLYAAKALANANNVNVTLIDKRNFHLFQPLLYQVATGALSATDISAPLRSVLSKSKNTQVLLGEVSDIDAATQQVVMGDKKIPYDTLIVATGAKHSYFGKDDWQEVAPGLKTVEDAIEMRRRIFTAFEAAEQETDPVKRRALLTFVIVGGGPTGVELAGAIAELAYKTLQEDFRNIDTSETRILLLQGADRILPALAPELSKEAEASLKQFGVDVHTKTRVTNIENDIVTLKQGDEFKEVAAKTILWAAGVQASPMAKVLAQKTGVECDRSGRVIVEPDLSVKGYENIFVVGDLANFSHQNGQPLPGVAPVAKQEGEYVATLIKKRLRGKTLPAFKYTDYGNLAMIGQNSAVVDLGLIKLTGFSAWVFWLLIHIYFLIEFDHKILVMMQWAWNYLTRKRSARLITGEESLALAKGNDSESHYAPANNRQPINA from the coding sequence ATGAAAGTAGCTTCACTTGAGAACAATCCACCCCATCAGGTTGTCATCATTGGTGGAGGCTTTGGTGGACTATATGCAGCAAAGGCGTTAGCTAATGCGAATAATGTAAATGTTACTCTCATCGATAAACGTAACTTCCATTTATTTCAACCACTTTTATATCAAGTTGCTACAGGTGCGCTATCAGCTACAGATATTTCCGCTCCATTACGTTCTGTACTCAGCAAAAGCAAAAATACACAAGTGTTGCTAGGAGAAGTCAGTGATATTGACGCAGCAACACAACAAGTAGTTATGGGTGATAAAAAAATCCCCTACGATACTTTAATTGTCGCTACAGGTGCAAAACATTCTTACTTCGGTAAGGATGACTGGCAAGAAGTAGCTCCCGGCTTGAAAACTGTAGAAGATGCGATTGAAATGCGTCGCCGTATCTTTACAGCTTTTGAAGCAGCAGAACAAGAAACAGACCCTGTAAAACGCCGTGCCTTGTTGACCTTTGTAATTGTTGGTGGTGGCCCTACAGGCGTAGAATTAGCAGGTGCGATCGCAGAGTTAGCATACAAAACCCTGCAAGAAGATTTCCGTAACATTGACACCTCAGAAACCAGAATTTTACTATTACAAGGTGCTGATCGTATCCTCCCAGCCCTTGCACCAGAGTTATCCAAAGAAGCTGAAGCATCCTTAAAACAGTTTGGTGTGGACGTACATACAAAAACTCGCGTAACAAATATCGAAAACGATATCGTTACCCTCAAACAAGGCGATGAGTTCAAAGAAGTTGCCGCCAAAACTATATTATGGGCAGCAGGTGTACAAGCCTCACCAATGGCGAAAGTTTTAGCTCAAAAAACTGGAGTAGAATGCGATCGCTCTGGACGAGTGATTGTAGAACCAGACCTCAGTGTTAAAGGATATGAGAACATTTTTGTAGTTGGTGATTTAGCTAACTTCTCTCACCAGAACGGTCAACCCCTTCCTGGTGTTGCACCCGTAGCTAAACAAGAAGGTGAATACGTCGCCACATTAATCAAAAAACGCCTACGCGGTAAAACCTTGCCAGCCTTTAAATATACTGATTACGGCAACCTAGCCATGATTGGGCAAAATTCAGCCGTTGTAGATTTAGGCTTAATCAAGCTGACAGGCTTCTCTGCATGGGTGTTCTGGCTACTAATTCACATCTATTTCTTAATCGAGTTTGACCACAAAATCTTAGTTATGATGCAGTGGGCTTGGAACTACCTCACCCGCAAACGTAGCGCCAGATTGATTACAGGTGAAGAATCTTTAGCATTGGCTAAAGGTAATGATAGTGAAAGCCATTACGCACCAGCAAACAATAGACAACCAATTAATGCTTAA
- a CDS encoding type II toxin-antitoxin system RelE/ParE family toxin gives MIQTFKSKALENLFKEDSHKGISANLEKKIRIRLEVIDSASIVEDIRLPGYDLHELKGDRKGTWSIKVSAN, from the coding sequence ATGATTCAAACATTTAAAAGTAAAGCATTAGAAAATCTATTTAAAGAAGATTCTCATAAAGGAATCTCTGCTAACTTAGAAAAGAAAATTAGAATTAGGCTAGAAGTTATAGACTCAGCCTCAATTGTAGAAGATATTAGATTACCGGGTTATGATTTGCATGAATTAAAAGGAGATAGAAAAGGAACTTGGTCAATTAAGGTATCGGCAAACTGA
- a CDS encoding DUF760 domain-containing protein: MSNNSHQNPEYFANEVLQNNGLWGYVQSMSPQTVKQLSKPGSREVLQLIQRAVVATLGNLPHESFNTTITTSRDELGKLLGSAMVDGYFLRNVEQRLELEKSFLPSSNETSTHLYLTGETSVNDELDK, from the coding sequence ATGAGTAATAATTCCCATCAAAATCCAGAGTATTTTGCTAATGAAGTACTTCAAAATAATGGGCTGTGGGGATATGTGCAATCTATGAGTCCTCAAACTGTTAAACAGTTATCTAAACCTGGTTCAAGAGAAGTATTGCAATTGATTCAACGTGCTGTTGTGGCAACTTTAGGTAATTTACCTCATGAGAGTTTTAACACAACTATCACTACTAGCCGTGATGAATTGGGTAAGCTTTTAGGTTCTGCAATGGTGGATGGGTATTTCTTACGAAATGTAGAGCAGCGTTTAGAGTTGGAAAAATCATTTTTACCGTCTAGTAATGAAACCTCAACTCATCTTTATTTAACAGGTGAAACTTCAGTAAATGATGAGTTAGATAAGTAA
- a CDS encoding TOBE domain-containing protein yields MPRKEQGWITFQTSEEERKILEEFCQQSQRTKTEILRELVRGLNQPPPPQKSIPTKQALKVDKETAETLELEVTSSKRPLKVSSRNILKGVVKKVVTGAVNSEVTLEIVHRVELTSIITRMSAEELELTEGAEAYAVIKSNDIVIARE; encoded by the coding sequence ATGCCAAGAAAAGAACAAGGATGGATCACTTTTCAAACATCAGAAGAGGAGCGCAAAATTTTAGAAGAGTTTTGTCAGCAGTCTCAGCGCACTAAAACTGAGATTCTGCGGGAACTTGTGCGTGGACTCAATCAACCCCCACCGCCGCAAAAATCAATACCAACCAAACAGGCGCTGAAGGTGGACAAAGAAACTGCTGAAACTTTGGAGTTAGAAGTTACCAGTTCCAAAAGACCATTAAAAGTTAGCTCTCGTAATATTCTCAAAGGAGTTGTCAAAAAAGTTGTTACTGGTGCAGTTAACAGCGAGGTGACATTAGAAATTGTTCATAGAGTTGAATTAACCTCGATTATCACTAGGATGTCAGCCGAGGAGTTAGAACTAACTGAGGGTGCAGAAGCCTATGCAGTGATTAAGTCTAACGATATTGTCATAGCCAGAGAGTAG
- a CDS encoding magnesium chelatase subunit H gives MFTHVKSTIRHIAPDNLGGRNLIKVVYVVLESQYQSALSQAVRTINSNNPNLAIEISGYLIEELRDPENYEEFQRDIASANIFIASLIFIEDLAQKVVTAVEPYRDRLDVAVVFPSMPEVMRLNKMGSFSLAQLGQSKSAIAQFMRKRKEKSGAGFQDGMLKLLRTLPQVLKFLPVEKAQDARNFMLSFQYWLGGSPENLENFLLMLADKYVLKAVEKQNSASVEYQAPVVYPDMGIWHPLATTMFEDVREYLNWYTARKDISSDLKDPLAPCVGLVLQRTHLVTGDDAHYVAMVQELESLGARVLPVFAGGLDFSKPVDAYFYEPTTKNPLVDAVISLTGFALVGGPARQDHPKAIDALKRLNRPYMVALPLVFQTTEEWLDSDLGLHPIQVALQIAIPELDGAIEPIILSGRDGATGKAIALQDRIGAVAQRALKWANLRRKPKLNKKVAITVFSFPPDKGNVGTAAYLDVFGSIYEVMQALRNNGYDVQDLPENAKELMEQVIHDAQAQYASPELNIAYKMSVPEYEELTPYSQRLEENWGPPPGNLNSDGQNLLIYGKQFGNVFIGVQPTFGYEGDPMRLLFSRSASPHHGFAAYYTYLERIWGADAVLHFGTHGSLEFMPGKQMGMSGECYPDNLIGTIPNLYYYAANNPSEATIAKRRSYAETISYLTPPAENAGLYKGLKELSELIASYQTLKDSGRGIPIVNTIMDKCRIVNLDKDINLPETDAKDMTPEERDNIVGSVYRKLMEIESRLLPCGLHVIGKPPSAEEAIATLVNIASLDRQEEEILSLPRIIANSVGRNIDEIYLNSDKGVLEDVQLLQDITLATRAAVRALVQEQTDAEGRVSLVSKLNFFNMGKKEPWVEALHKAGYPKVDASALKPLFEYLEFCLQQVCADNELGALLKGLEGEYILPGPGGDPIRNPDVLPTGKNIHALDPQSIPTAAAVQSAKIVVDRLLARNKAENNGNWPETIACVLWGTDNIKTYGESLAQIMWMVGVRPVPDALGRVNKLELIPLEELGRPRIDVVINCSGVFRDLFINQMNLLDQGVKMAAEADEPLEMNFVRKHAMQQAEEMGINLRQAATRVFSNASGSYSSNINLAVENSTWDSEAELQEMYLKRKSFSFNSDSPGMMDESRQIFESTLKTADATFQNLDSSEISLTDVSHYFDSDPTKLVASLRGDGKTPASYIADTTTANAQVRTLSETVRLDARTKLLNPKWYEGMLSHGYEGVRELSKRLVNTMGWSATAGAVDNWIYEDANETFIKDEEMQKRLMNLNPHSFRKMVSTLLEVNGRGYWETSEENLDRLRELYQEVEDRIEGIE, from the coding sequence ATGTTCACCCACGTCAAGTCCACCATTAGACACATTGCCCCTGATAATCTGGGCGGACGTAACTTAATTAAGGTGGTCTATGTCGTGCTTGAGTCCCAGTACCAGAGCGCACTGTCGCAAGCGGTTCGCACGATTAACTCGAATAATCCCAACCTGGCGATTGAAATCAGTGGGTATTTGATTGAGGAACTGAGAGATCCAGAGAACTACGAAGAGTTCCAACGGGATATCGCGAGTGCCAATATTTTTATCGCCTCATTGATTTTCATCGAAGACTTAGCACAGAAAGTAGTTACAGCAGTAGAACCATACCGCGATCGCCTCGACGTTGCGGTTGTATTCCCCTCAATGCCAGAAGTCATGCGCCTGAACAAAATGGGCAGCTTTTCTCTGGCACAGTTGGGACAATCGAAGAGTGCGATCGCCCAATTCATGCGGAAACGCAAGGAAAAATCCGGTGCAGGATTCCAAGATGGGATGCTGAAGCTTTTGCGGACATTGCCGCAAGTGCTAAAGTTTTTGCCAGTGGAAAAAGCACAGGACGCGCGTAACTTTATGCTCAGTTTTCAGTATTGGCTAGGAGGTTCGCCAGAAAACCTGGAAAACTTCTTGCTAATGCTGGCTGATAAATACGTATTAAAAGCTGTAGAAAAACAAAATTCCGCATCTGTGGAATATCAAGCGCCAGTGGTGTACCCCGATATGGGTATTTGGCATCCTTTGGCAACTACCATGTTTGAGGATGTGAGAGAATACCTCAACTGGTACACAGCCCGTAAGGATATTTCCAGCGATTTAAAAGATCCTTTAGCGCCCTGTGTGGGGTTAGTATTACAACGCACTCACCTAGTTACCGGTGATGATGCCCATTACGTAGCGATGGTGCAGGAGTTGGAATCGCTAGGGGCAAGAGTATTACCAGTATTTGCTGGTGGTTTAGACTTCTCCAAACCTGTAGATGCTTACTTCTACGAACCAACTACCAAAAATCCTTTAGTTGATGCGGTCATATCTTTAACAGGTTTTGCCCTGGTAGGTGGGCCAGCTAGACAAGACCATCCGAAGGCAATTGACGCACTCAAACGCCTCAACCGTCCTTACATGGTAGCTTTGCCTTTGGTATTCCAAACTACCGAAGAATGGTTAGATAGCGATTTAGGTTTGCATCCCATCCAGGTGGCATTGCAAATTGCTATTCCTGAACTAGATGGCGCGATTGAACCGATTATATTATCGGGTAGAGATGGGGCGACAGGAAAGGCGATCGCCCTCCAAGACCGCATCGGCGCAGTAGCCCAACGTGCCTTAAAATGGGCTAACCTCCGCCGCAAACCCAAGCTCAACAAAAAAGTTGCTATCACCGTTTTCAGCTTCCCCCCTGACAAGGGTAACGTAGGTACAGCCGCATACTTAGACGTGTTCGGTTCCATCTACGAAGTGATGCAGGCGCTGAGAAACAACGGCTACGACGTGCAAGACTTGCCAGAAAATGCGAAAGAGTTGATGGAACAAGTCATCCACGACGCACAAGCCCAGTACGCCAGCCCCGAACTCAACATCGCCTATAAGATGTCAGTACCCGAATACGAAGAACTGACACCTTATTCCCAACGCCTAGAAGAAAACTGGGGGCCACCACCAGGAAACCTCAACAGCGACGGACAAAACCTCTTAATTTACGGTAAGCAATTCGGCAACGTCTTCATCGGTGTACAACCCACCTTTGGTTACGAAGGCGACCCCATGCGGTTGTTGTTCTCCCGTTCCGCCAGCCCTCACCACGGCTTCGCCGCCTACTACACATACCTCGAAAGGATTTGGGGCGCGGATGCTGTGCTGCACTTTGGGACACATGGTTCCTTGGAATTTATGCCAGGGAAGCAAATGGGGATGTCAGGCGAATGCTACCCCGATAACTTAATTGGTACAATTCCTAACCTGTACTACTACGCCGCCAACAACCCCAGTGAAGCGACAATTGCCAAACGCCGCAGTTACGCCGAGACAATTTCTTACCTCACACCACCCGCAGAAAATGCTGGTTTGTACAAAGGGTTAAAGGAACTCAGCGAATTAATTGCTTCTTACCAAACCCTAAAAGATAGCGGTCGCGGTATCCCCATCGTTAACACGATCATGGATAAATGCCGCATCGTTAACTTAGATAAAGACATCAATTTGCCAGAAACCGATGCCAAAGATATGACCCCGGAAGAACGGGATAATATTGTCGGCAGCGTTTACCGCAAGTTGATGGAAATCGAATCACGGTTGTTACCTTGTGGCTTACACGTCATCGGTAAACCGCCAAGTGCAGAAGAAGCGATCGCAACTCTAGTTAATATCGCCAGCTTAGACCGTCAAGAAGAAGAAATCCTCAGCTTACCCCGCATCATCGCCAACAGCGTGGGACGCAACATTGACGAAATCTACCTAAACAGCGACAAAGGCGTATTAGAAGATGTCCAACTGCTGCAAGACATCACCCTAGCAACTCGCGCCGCCGTCCGCGCCTTGGTACAAGAACAAACCGACGCAGAAGGCAGGGTTTCTCTAGTTTCCAAGTTGAATTTCTTCAACATGGGTAAAAAGGAACCTTGGGTAGAAGCACTGCACAAAGCAGGTTATCCCAAAGTTGACGCTTCGGCCTTAAAACCCCTGTTCGAGTATTTAGAGTTCTGCTTGCAACAAGTTTGTGCAGACAACGAACTCGGCGCATTACTCAAAGGCTTGGAAGGCGAATACATCCTCCCCGGTCCTGGTGGCGACCCCATCCGCAACCCAGATGTATTACCCACAGGTAAGAACATTCACGCCCTTGACCCCCAGTCCATCCCCACTGCTGCGGCTGTACAATCAGCGAAAATCGTAGTTGATAGGCTATTGGCACGGAACAAGGCGGAAAATAACGGTAATTGGCCAGAAACCATCGCCTGCGTTCTTTGGGGAACCGATAACATCAAAACCTACGGGGAATCCCTAGCACAAATCATGTGGATGGTGGGTGTGCGTCCCGTTCCCGACGCGTTGGGACGGGTGAACAAGTTGGAGTTAATTCCCTTAGAAGAACTAGGAAGACCCAGAATTGATGTAGTCATCAACTGTTCTGGAGTATTCCGCGACTTGTTCATCAACCAGATGAACCTCCTAGACCAAGGCGTGAAGATGGCGGCGGAAGCGGATGAACCCTTAGAAATGAACTTTGTCCGCAAACACGCCATGCAGCAAGCTGAGGAAATGGGAATTAATCTGCGTCAAGCTGCAACCCGTGTTTTCTCCAACGCTTCCGGTTCCTACTCGTCAAACATTAACTTGGCGGTGGAAAACAGCACATGGGACAGCGAAGCCGAGTTACAGGAAATGTACCTCAAGCGCAAATCTTTCTCCTTCAATTCCGATAGCCCCGGAATGATGGACGAATCCCGGCAGATTTTTGAAAGCACCCTCAAAACTGCTGATGCGACTTTCCAAAACTTGGATTCCTCCGAGATTAGCTTGACAGACGTTTCCCACTACTTTGACTCAGACCCCACCAAGTTGGTAGCAAGTCTGCGTGGTGATGGCAAAACACCAGCATCCTACATTGCAGACACCACCACAGCCAACGCCCAAGTCCGCACCTTATCCGAAACAGTCCGCTTAGATGCGCGTACCAAATTGTTAAATCCCAAGTGGTACGAGGGTATGCTGTCCCACGGTTACGAAGGTGTGCGCGAACTCTCCAAGCGGTTGGTAAACACAATGGGTTGGAGTGCAACAGCCGGCGCTGTGGATAACTGGATTTATGAGGATGCCAACGAAACCTTCATCAAAGATGAAGAAATGCAGAAACGGTTGATGAACCTCAACCCCCATTCTTTCCGCAAGATGGTATCAACATTGTTGGAAGTGAATGGTCGTGGTTATTGGGAAACTAGCGAGGAGAATTTAGACCGCCTCCGCGAGTTGTACCAAGAAGTTGAAGACCGGATTGAAGGCATAGAATAG
- a CDS encoding HigA family addiction module antitoxin, whose product MNNWQDITQDRLVRPIHPGEVIADILDDLGIDSTKFAEILGIPNLVVNEIINGQRSITVDIAIRLGKALGNGPRLWLNLQQKVDIWDALQSHKEEYEQVMTLV is encoded by the coding sequence ATGAATAACTGGCAAGATATTACTCAAGATAGATTAGTAAGACCAATACATCCTGGTGAAGTAATCGCAGATATTTTAGATGACTTAGGTATTGATAGCACAAAATTTGCAGAAATTTTAGGGATACCTAATCTAGTAGTTAACGAAATTATTAATGGTCAAAGATCCATTACAGTAGATATCGCAATCCGTCTTGGTAAAGCTTTAGGAAACGGGCCAAGACTTTGGCTTAATCTTCAACAAAAAGTTGATATTTGGGATGCTTTGCAAAGCCATAAAGAAGAATATGAGCAAGTTATGACATTGGTTTAG
- the modA gene encoding molybdate ABC transporter substrate-binding protein, with amino-acid sequence MKRRNILALIGTALASLFLAVGLPFFTPSPVVAQSNTNLLVSAAASLKDALEEIKPLYQQSKPNVNINFNFGASGALQQQIEQGAPTDIFISAAKRQVDALEQKGLLVSGTRSILAKNRLVLIVPRSTTGITSFFNLRNDNVKKIAIGEPRSVPAGQYAEQVLQKLKLLPQVKSKLVYANNVRQVLASVESGNADAGLVYATDAKISDKVKAVVAADEKYHSAIIYPLAVVKSSKNVNAAREFVEYLTTSAQAKAVLRKYGFILP; translated from the coding sequence ATGAAACGAAGAAACATTCTTGCCTTGATTGGTACAGCACTTGCTAGTTTATTTTTGGCAGTAGGCTTACCATTTTTTACACCTTCTCCTGTAGTAGCGCAATCAAACACTAACTTACTGGTTTCTGCGGCTGCTAGTTTAAAGGATGCACTAGAAGAAATTAAGCCTCTCTATCAACAGAGTAAACCCAATGTCAACATTAATTTTAACTTTGGTGCATCCGGTGCTTTGCAGCAGCAAATTGAACAAGGTGCGCCAACAGATATTTTCATATCTGCTGCCAAAAGACAAGTAGACGCTTTAGAACAGAAGGGGCTGCTAGTATCCGGTACACGAAGTATCTTAGCAAAAAACCGTCTGGTCTTAATTGTGCCAAGGAGTACAACTGGTATTACTAGTTTCTTCAATTTAAGAAATGACAATGTTAAGAAAATTGCGATCGGCGAACCTAGAAGCGTGCCGGCTGGACAATACGCAGAACAAGTATTGCAGAAGTTGAAGCTCCTGCCTCAAGTGAAATCGAAACTAGTCTACGCTAATAATGTTCGTCAAGTTTTAGCTTCGGTAGAGAGTGGTAATGCTGATGCGGGTTTGGTTTACGCCACTGATGCCAAAATTTCTGACAAGGTAAAAGCTGTAGTTGCTGCTGATGAAAAATATCACTCTGCCATTATTTATCCTTTAGCGGTAGTCAAAAGTAGTAAAAATGTTAATGCAGCTAGGGAGTTTGTCGAATATTTAACTACCAGCGCTCAAGCTAAGGCTGTACTACGGAAATACGGGTTTATTTTGCCATAG
- a CDS encoding lecithin retinol acyltransferase family protein — protein sequence MAKGDHIYVSIYMNNTAPYHHAIDCGNDTVIHYQKNYKNEKNGIILWVSMKDFAKGRKISTRIYNNCDPPLVVVERAKRRLGETKYNLFYNNCEHFARYCKIGIPISEQVENYKTLVGHNGVAASDDLFNNGQSIVNTTQDFMKTTLNKVSSFWKNDNNDDKAIFP from the coding sequence ATGGCTAAGGGCGATCATATTTACGTCAGTATTTACATGAATAATACTGCCCCATATCATCATGCCATTGATTGTGGTAATGACACTGTTATTCATTACCAAAAGAATTACAAAAATGAGAAAAATGGAATAATCCTTTGGGTTTCTATGAAGGATTTTGCTAAAGGTAGGAAAATTTCTACAAGAATATATAATAACTGCGATCCACCACTAGTTGTAGTTGAAAGAGCAAAGCGTAGGCTTGGGGAGACAAAATACAATCTCTTTTATAACAACTGTGAACATTTTGCACGTTATTGTAAAATCGGTATACCTATTAGTGAGCAAGTAGAGAATTATAAAACATTGGTAGGACACAACGGAGTTGCTGCTTCTGATGATTTGTTTAATAATGGACAATCAATAGTAAATACGACTCAAGATTTTATGAAAACAACTTTAAATAAAGTATCAAGTTTTTGGAAAAATGATAATAATGATGACAAAGCTATATTTCCGTAA